In Elusimicrobiota bacterium, one genomic interval encodes:
- a CDS encoding glycoside hydrolase family 130 protein codes for MKRPLLNSRILTVRRTEIRLAPDQSRVVLRHLRFGTDEEYVRIIRRALALSEADVHRTLNRVLAEFSSRHRQLSDHFLTRFRHVEQFLPASSAGGPADSDLSEDRKQLIGSYFLFEYSVESAGLFNPSIIPHPDQSGLPEGHLRFLLSLRSTGEGHLSSISFRSGVIDDRRGISIDPPARFLTEPELIENPSYHKTLFGRKAAELGLAGEWTDHVLDRLPDTFTLTNLRDSLRDALGATANRRFEDHPIAESLWLLAKCNYEICFPPEQDLSECVIMPVTPLQSNGIEDVRLVAHQEENGQTIYYATYTAYDGRHVLPQLFTTEDFRHFKFTTLNGPGAKNKGMALFPRKINGLYTMLSRQDGDSLFLTTSDNIHFWSETRRIIEPVYPWEVVKMGNCGSPIETKDGWLVLSHGVGPLRQYCLGAFLLDRNDPSRVIGRLREPLMRPEGIEREGYVPNVLYTCGALVHGDQLILPYGLSDRVTGFALISLNEILASMS; via the coding sequence ATGAAACGACCCCTCTTAAACTCCAGAATCCTCACCGTTCGCCGGACGGAGATCCGGCTGGCCCCCGACCAAAGCCGGGTTGTTTTGCGGCATTTGAGGTTCGGGACCGATGAGGAGTATGTCCGGATCATCCGCCGGGCGCTGGCCCTTTCGGAGGCGGATGTGCACCGAACGTTGAATCGCGTTTTGGCGGAGTTTTCGTCCCGCCATCGGCAGTTGAGCGACCATTTTTTGACACGGTTTCGCCACGTCGAACAGTTTCTGCCTGCCTCGTCGGCAGGCGGGCCTGCCGACAGCGACCTGTCGGAAGACCGAAAACAGCTGATCGGTTCCTATTTCCTCTTCGAATATTCCGTCGAATCGGCCGGGCTGTTCAACCCCTCGATCATTCCCCATCCGGATCAATCGGGTCTGCCGGAAGGGCACCTGCGTTTTCTCCTGAGTTTGAGGTCAACCGGAGAGGGGCACCTGTCCTCCATTTCTTTCCGCAGTGGGGTCATCGACGACCGCCGCGGCATTTCCATTGATCCGCCGGCACGGTTTTTGACGGAACCCGAGCTGATCGAAAACCCCTCCTACCACAAAACGCTCTTCGGGCGAAAAGCCGCGGAGCTGGGCCTGGCCGGCGAATGGACGGACCATGTCCTGGACCGCTTGCCGGACACCTTCACGCTGACCAACCTCCGCGACAGCCTGCGGGACGCTCTTGGGGCGACGGCCAACCGGCGTTTTGAAGATCACCCCATCGCCGAAAGTCTGTGGCTTCTGGCCAAGTGCAATTATGAGATCTGCTTTCCCCCGGAGCAGGACCTTTCCGAATGCGTCATCATGCCGGTCACCCCGCTGCAAAGCAACGGCATCGAAGACGTGCGCCTCGTCGCGCACCAGGAAGAGAACGGCCAAACGATTTACTACGCCACCTACACCGCCTACGACGGCCGCCATGTGCTGCCTCAACTGTTCACCACGGAGGACTTCCGGCATTTTAAATTCACCACCTTAAACGGCCCCGGCGCAAAGAACAAAGGCATGGCCTTATTCCCCCGAAAGATTAATGGCCTCTACACGATGCTCTCCCGCCAGGATGGAGACAGCCTCTTCCTCACCACCTCCGACAACATCCATTTCTGGTCCGAGACCCGGCGAATCATAGAACCGGTCTATCCCTGGGAGGTCGTGAAGATGGGCAACTGCGGTTCCCCCATCGAAACAAAGGATGGCTGGCTCGTTCTCAGCCACGGCGTAGGCCCCTTGCGGCAATATTGCCTCGGGGCTTTTCTCCTGGATCGGAACGACCCTTCCCGGGTCATCGGACGTCTGCGCGAGCCTTTGATGCGTCCCGAAGGGATTGAGCGGGAAGGGTACGTTCCCAACGTTCTTTACACCTGCGGCGCGCTGGTTCACGGCGATCAGCTGATTCTGCCCTACGGCCTATCCGATCGCGTGACGGGCTTCGCCCTGATTTCCTTGAACGAAATTCTGGCCTCGATGTCCTAG
- a CDS encoding cache domain-containing protein — translation MRSHSIKFKILSTIVATFAVGAAILLAALRQSYNHNMNVLAQDSLRNAEKLFSVLRENNIAKMAAASESLMTNPLIQSAMAQQDRAQLMAVTRPLFETLKNQYNITNWIFILPEPAKTVFLRLQNPTRFGDLLGRLSFEACVKTHKPVTGNELGLSGFVVRNVMPFRDSRGKLIGYTEMGEEIGHFLRQMKLQTGDDYGIVLKKTFLNRKDYAATRQYLQQPDNWDDHRDVVIIDKTFEDSSVLRFSGDLDSVPDGGRVLERLKKGNSLFVRGVFPLYDDPTRQKIGGLFVLRDAKDVASTYYSFRQMEQRLLVVILVIIVIIPLLIMILLRRLIFNRIDHIVQVATKVVGGDFAAQVTMSSDDEIGELESLFEQLRAIFFYVLTLLDKAQRK, via the coding sequence ATGCGATCTCATTCCATTAAATTCAAAATCCTGTCGACGATCGTCGCCACCTTTGCGGTCGGAGCCGCCATCCTTCTGGCCGCGCTGCGCCAGAGTTATAACCACAATATGAATGTGCTGGCCCAGGATTCCCTGCGCAACGCGGAGAAACTTTTCAGTGTTTTAAGGGAAAACAATATCGCCAAAATGGCGGCGGCTTCCGAGAGCCTCATGACTAATCCTCTGATCCAGTCGGCGATGGCCCAGCAGGATCGGGCTCAGTTGATGGCGGTGACCCGTCCGCTTTTCGAGACACTCAAGAACCAATACAACATCACGAACTGGATTTTTATTCTTCCGGAACCGGCCAAGACGGTTTTCTTGCGGCTGCAAAACCCCACCCGATTCGGGGACCTGTTGGGGCGTCTGAGCTTCGAAGCGTGCGTCAAAACGCACAAGCCCGTCACGGGCAACGAATTGGGCTTGTCCGGCTTTGTGGTGAGAAACGTCATGCCTTTCAGGGATTCGCGCGGGAAACTCATCGGCTATACGGAGATGGGGGAGGAAATCGGTCATTTCCTTCGACAGATGAAATTACAGACGGGCGATGATTACGGAATAGTCCTTAAAAAAACGTTTCTGAACCGAAAGGACTACGCGGCGACGCGTCAATATCTTCAGCAGCCTGATAATTGGGACGACCACCGGGATGTCGTGATCATCGACAAAACATTTGAGGATTCGAGCGTGCTTCGTTTTTCGGGCGATCTGGACTCGGTTCCCGATGGAGGCCGGGTGCTCGAGCGGCTCAAGAAAGGGAACTCGCTTTTCGTGCGGGGGGTCTTCCCGCTCTATGATGACCCGACTCGCCAGAAAATCGGCGGCCTCTTTGTCTTGCGCGATGCCAAGGATGTGGCCTCGACTTACTACAGTTTCAGGCAGATGGAACAACGGCTCCTGGTCGTGATCCTTGTGATCATCGTGATTATTCCGCTCCTCATCATGATCCTGCTGCGTCGGTTGATTTTTAATCGCATCGATCATATCGTCCAGGTCGCCACGAAGGTGGTGGGAGGGGACTTCGCCGCCCAGGTCACGATGTCCTCCGACGATGAAATCGGGGAGCTGGAGAGCCTCTTCGAACAATTACGGGCGATCTTTTTCTATGTGCTTACCCTGCTGGATAAGGCCCAGCGAAAATAA
- a CDS encoding TonB-dependent receptor, with product MAAGSRRGRKTNEFRFLMLGGFLFGAIAPVWPQTNDVFEFFEYEKLSLEQTLNAKTSVTTKTSLPLRESPGILTIITRDEIRDSGARNLFDVLRLVPGIEFGVDIQGIIGIGFRGLWGQEGKVLVRVDGQEYNDLGYGGTQIDRIPVQQIERIEVIRGPGSVLYGGNAEVAVIDIHTRGAAEKGVQVAGLYGRGWKGGDDRQVDMHYGSGDTNWRLSGAAHFGQSQRSDRLYTDVTGETYPMKGNSDLISRGLNLGVEKGGFHSRFIADQFFTTQRDAFGINQADASQINSSFYLAEVGYDLQPAARWTITPRFNFNQHRPWNERDVFFLYDKTFDRYKESLLAKYEYSRQFVFLGGLEFQQDHAKVSDDTPDTGLWPGNNRKITYRNAAYYAQGQMELSSWGTLVSGGRYEHHSLYKDSLVPRVAWTKLWDRWHLKALYSEAFRTPSLENIRLNSDIRPEYLTTYELETGYCFREDLFASVAFFNTKIRRPIVYHNDPVTGSEFYSNDDPIGTHGFELTGRWKSGPNYADISYSFYSATQNRVPLYAVPGRQDVLLGWPVHKVALNGSYALGHGFSMNPSAIVLAERYGYYRQDPFGNMLLRRESTAVMINLYVRKKDVFLKGLDVGAGIFDLFGSGYNYIQPYDSSHAPLPGPSREFIVRVSCTF from the coding sequence ATGGCTGCAGGATCACGAAGAGGCCGCAAGACCAACGAGTTTCGCTTTCTGATGCTCGGCGGTTTCCTGTTTGGTGCTATTGCCCCGGTCTGGCCGCAGACGAACGACGTCTTCGAGTTCTTCGAGTACGAAAAACTTTCACTCGAGCAGACGCTCAACGCCAAGACGAGTGTGACAACCAAGACGTCCCTTCCCTTGAGAGAGTCTCCCGGCATCCTGACGATCATTACCCGCGACGAAATCCGCGATTCCGGCGCGCGAAACCTTTTTGACGTGTTGCGATTAGTGCCGGGCATCGAGTTTGGGGTCGATATTCAAGGAATCATTGGAATAGGTTTTCGCGGGTTATGGGGCCAGGAAGGAAAAGTGCTCGTTCGGGTCGATGGGCAGGAGTACAACGATCTTGGGTATGGAGGAACACAAATCGACCGAATCCCCGTCCAGCAAATCGAACGGATTGAAGTGATCCGTGGACCTGGTTCGGTGCTCTATGGAGGCAATGCGGAAGTGGCGGTGATCGATATTCACACGCGCGGAGCAGCGGAGAAAGGCGTGCAAGTCGCAGGCCTCTATGGCCGTGGCTGGAAAGGCGGAGATGATCGTCAGGTGGATATGCATTACGGTAGCGGAGACACGAATTGGCGTCTCAGTGGAGCGGCTCATTTTGGCCAATCTCAGCGCAGCGACCGCCTGTACACCGACGTGACCGGAGAGACCTACCCCATGAAGGGAAATTCTGATCTGATTTCTCGGGGCTTGAATCTGGGGGTCGAAAAGGGGGGATTTCACAGCCGGTTTATTGCCGACCAATTTTTTACCACTCAACGCGATGCTTTCGGGATAAACCAGGCGGATGCTTCGCAGATCAACAGCTCTTTCTATCTGGCGGAAGTCGGCTACGATCTGCAGCCCGCGGCACGCTGGACGATTACGCCCCGATTTAACTTCAACCAGCACCGGCCCTGGAACGAGCGCGATGTATTTTTTCTGTACGACAAAACATTTGATCGCTATAAGGAAAGTCTATTGGCCAAGTATGAATACTCTCGCCAGTTTGTTTTTCTGGGCGGGCTGGAGTTCCAACAGGACCACGCAAAGGTTTCCGATGACACTCCCGACACCGGGCTCTGGCCGGGCAATAACCGCAAGATCACCTACAGGAACGCAGCCTATTACGCGCAAGGGCAGATGGAGTTGTCGTCCTGGGGGACCTTGGTCAGCGGCGGCCGTTACGAACATCATAGTCTGTATAAAGACTCCCTGGTCCCGCGCGTGGCCTGGACGAAGCTTTGGGACCGCTGGCACCTGAAGGCGCTTTACAGCGAGGCTTTTCGGACACCGAGTCTTGAGAACATCCGCCTCAACTCCGACATCCGTCCCGAATACCTGACGACCTATGAACTTGAGACAGGCTATTGTTTCCGCGAGGACCTGTTCGCGTCAGTCGCCTTCTTCAACACGAAAATTCGTCGTCCGATTGTTTATCATAACGACCCGGTGACGGGCTCGGAATTTTACAGCAACGACGATCCCATCGGGACTCACGGCTTCGAACTCACCGGCCGGTGGAAGAGCGGCCCAAACTACGCAGACATTTCCTATTCGTTCTATTCGGCCACGCAGAATCGTGTTCCTCTTTACGCGGTTCCTGGCCGTCAGGATGTTTTGCTGGGTTGGCCGGTGCATAAAGTCGCGCTGAATGGAAGTTATGCGTTAGGTCACGGCTTCAGTATGAATCCTTCAGCGATCGTGCTGGCCGAACGATACGGCTATTACAGGCAGGATCCTTTCGGGAATATGCTCTTGCGGCGGGAATCCACCGCGGTCATGATCAATCTTTATGTGAGGAAAAAAGACGTTTTTCTTAAGGGACTTGACGTCGGAGCGGGAATCTTTGACCTATTCGGTTCCGGCTATAATTACATCCAACCTTACGACAGCAGTCACGCTCCCCTCCCAGGGCCCTCCCGGGAATTCATCGTGCGTGTCAGCTGTACTTTCTAA
- a CDS encoding potassium/proton antiporter, with amino-acid sequence MVSLEHWLLLGSVLLLASIFANTVADRFGVPALLLFLGIGMLAGANGPGGVPFHNAPLAQALGVIALVFILFAGALQTRSKEIRPVLWMGASLSTLGVLLTTVLVGWFAQQFLSFTWLEGLLFGAIVSSTDAAAVFTVLKSQKVSLKEPIRPLLEFESGSNDPMAVFLTIGLISLIQHPMKSPASLLLLFVTQMGLGGGIGYLAGRGMVLVLQRLKLEHEGLYSVLLLAMVLLTYSLASFLGGSGFLAVYLAGLVLAGKDYFHKKTMTRFQDGLAWLMQISMFLILGLLVLPVHLPRVFWPGLWLSFFLVFVARPASVFISLIGSGLSARKKAMVSWVGLRGAAPIILATFPLVARLPRAETYFNLVFFTVVVSVMLQGPSIARVARWLRVEVPFQRKRHSPLEFDAPGAIDACLEEFIVPFNSAVAGNSLTQLGLPADSLITLVCRDDRYLVPSGRTVLQEGDVISVLTTPDGIGEIQTLLSRQK; translated from the coding sequence ATGGTTTCTCTGGAACATTGGCTTTTGCTGGGGTCTGTTCTGCTGCTGGCGAGCATTTTTGCCAACACCGTTGCCGACCGTTTCGGGGTCCCGGCGCTGCTCCTGTTTCTCGGCATCGGGATGCTGGCCGGCGCCAACGGCCCGGGCGGCGTTCCTTTCCATAATGCGCCCCTGGCGCAGGCGCTCGGGGTGATCGCGCTGGTCTTTATTCTTTTCGCCGGCGCTTTGCAGACCCGTTCCAAAGAAATCCGTCCGGTCTTGTGGATGGGGGCTTCGCTTTCAACCCTCGGGGTCCTGCTGACCACGGTTCTGGTGGGGTGGTTCGCCCAGCAGTTCCTCTCCTTTACGTGGCTGGAGGGCCTGCTGTTTGGAGCCATCGTTTCATCGACGGATGCCGCCGCGGTCTTCACGGTCCTGAAATCCCAGAAAGTCAGCTTGAAAGAACCGATCCGCCCGCTGCTCGAGTTTGAGTCCGGCAGCAACGACCCGATGGCGGTGTTCCTCACGATCGGGTTGATCAGCCTGATTCAGCATCCGATGAAGTCTCCCGCGAGCCTGCTGCTTCTTTTCGTGACCCAGATGGGACTTGGCGGGGGAATCGGGTATCTCGCCGGGCGAGGGATGGTGCTCGTCCTGCAGCGTCTCAAACTCGAGCACGAAGGTCTCTACTCGGTGCTCCTCTTGGCCATGGTGCTCCTGACGTACAGCCTGGCCTCGTTTCTGGGCGGCAGCGGATTTCTTGCGGTTTATCTGGCGGGTCTTGTCCTGGCCGGGAAGGATTACTTTCACAAAAAGACCATGACCCGTTTTCAGGACGGGCTGGCCTGGCTCATGCAGATCAGCATGTTCCTGATCCTGGGACTCTTGGTGCTTCCGGTGCATCTGCCCCGGGTGTTCTGGCCGGGGCTTTGGCTTTCATTTTTCCTGGTTTTTGTGGCGCGGCCGGCGAGCGTTTTCATCAGCCTGATCGGATCGGGCCTGTCCGCCCGGAAAAAGGCCATGGTGTCGTGGGTGGGATTACGAGGCGCCGCTCCGATTATCCTGGCGACGTTTCCGCTCGTGGCCAGACTCCCACGGGCCGAAACGTATTTCAACCTGGTCTTTTTCACCGTGGTGGTTTCCGTGATGCTGCAGGGGCCTTCGATCGCCCGGGTGGCGCGCTGGCTTCGGGTCGAGGTTCCGTTTCAGCGGAAGCGGCATTCGCCGCTGGAATTCGACGCGCCGGGAGCCATTGACGCTTGCCTTGAGGAGTTCATCGTTCCCTTCAATTCAGCGGTCGCCGGCAACAGCCTGACGCAACTGGGGCTGCCAGCCGACAGCCTGATTACCCTCGTTTGCCGGGACGACCGGTACCTGGTCCCGAGCGGCAGGACCGTTCTTCAGGAAGGAGACGTCATTTCAGTCCTGACCACACCCGACGGCATTGGCGAGATTCAGACGCTTCTCTCCCGGCAAAAATAA
- a CDS encoding VanZ family protein — protein MKSWMPALGMSVYLWLSVPFVRPVISWFRARGLLRFSIGLIVLVLVVGVTNSFAKRGGFKSFFRTLVLVLISCIYVLIIRYWVFAPEEGIHFIQAGFLAYLFYRPLSEKWISPGRAAGAACAFAAIVVALEETIQICVPSRVFDWQDIARGIVGSFLALPLLVFVLVPRKKTDTLKEFPL, from the coding sequence ATGAAATCCTGGATGCCTGCGCTGGGCATGAGCGTCTATCTTTGGCTCAGCGTTCCCTTTGTTCGACCGGTTATCAGCTGGTTTCGGGCGCGGGGGCTTTTGCGGTTTTCGATAGGGCTTATCGTGCTGGTCCTGGTTGTTGGCGTAACGAATTCATTCGCGAAGCGCGGAGGGTTTAAGTCCTTTTTCAGGACTCTGGTGTTGGTCCTGATCAGTTGTATTTATGTTCTGATCATCCGTTACTGGGTCTTTGCGCCGGAGGAAGGGATCCATTTTATTCAAGCGGGGTTTCTGGCGTACCTTTTTTATCGTCCTCTATCAGAAAAGTGGATTTCGCCAGGAAGAGCCGCCGGGGCGGCCTGTGCTTTCGCCGCCATCGTTGTGGCTTTGGAGGAAACGATTCAGATCTGTGTCCCATCAAGGGTTTTTGACTGGCAGGATATCGCCCGGGGGATCGTCGGCAGTTTTCTGGCGTTGCCTCTCCTTGTTTTTGTTCTGGTCCCCCGAAAGAAAACCGACACGCTCAAAGAGTTTCCTTTGTAA
- a CDS encoding MBL fold metallo-hydrolase has protein sequence MFILRRAITGCFGAILGCGLVVQLAQAHLSIRALNVAYGESALLCLEKNGRCEWSGLIDVGRAEDSGLIRQALNARGIRLVDAVFITHAHPDHVGSLLDGWKGPRLQTLYRSSEGSFPPELESLRRKGTAIQTIDRDLKISVNGGALTVEGMALSSPGGSLHANGLVVLVFYGRSALLFLGDLDPTVQESVLLSVEQRLRQTGATLQVVTWPHHGDILAPGLARRFQTIPWIALSVGPNPYQLPRVESYPELHQRILRTDQRDSFSILCDGQWCHPVEEP, from the coding sequence GTGTTTATTTTGCGGAGGGCCATCACGGGTTGTTTCGGGGCGATCCTGGGTTGCGGTCTGGTTGTCCAACTGGCGCAAGCGCATCTCAGCATTCGAGCACTGAACGTGGCTTATGGGGAGAGCGCTCTCCTCTGTCTTGAAAAGAATGGCCGATGTGAATGGTCTGGACTGATCGATGTTGGCCGCGCGGAAGACAGCGGTTTGATCCGCCAGGCATTGAATGCTCGGGGGATTCGCCTGGTGGATGCGGTTTTCATCACGCATGCTCACCCCGACCATGTCGGGAGTTTGCTCGACGGTTGGAAGGGGCCCCGCCTCCAGACGCTCTATCGGTCCAGCGAGGGTTCCTTCCCGCCCGAACTCGAATCGTTAAGACGAAAAGGCACGGCCATCCAAACGATTGATCGCGATCTCAAGATCTCCGTGAATGGGGGAGCGCTCACGGTCGAAGGGATGGCCCTGTCTTCTCCCGGGGGGTCCCTCCACGCCAACGGCCTGGTGGTTCTCGTTTTCTATGGCCGGAGCGCCCTTTTGTTTTTGGGCGACCTTGACCCGACTGTGCAGGAATCCGTTCTTCTTTCGGTGGAGCAGCGCCTGCGGCAAACAGGCGCCACGCTGCAGGTGGTGACCTGGCCTCATCATGGGGATATTCTGGCTCCCGGGTTGGCGCGCCGGTTCCAGACCATCCCCTGGATCGCTCTTTCTGTGGGCCCAAACCCATACCAGCTGCCCCGTGTGGAGTCGTATCCAGAACTTCATCAGCGGATTCTCCGGACGGATCAGCGGGATTCCTTCAGTATCCTTTGCGATGGGCAATGGTGTCATCCGGTGGAGGAGCCATGA
- a CDS encoding PilZ domain-containing protein, with amino-acid sequence MSETPPADGPGNEDINALPPEREQRRYARMILSGDSAVLMSRPGQRRPLNGKILNASLSGVSFDPASQHRLQLGDSATVEWAPTPYLRTPRILKRYKFTGQVVRVDEGGSVGIRFHRLIPEQIQRVDTRPQRFSAVGVADCWRA; translated from the coding sequence GTGTCTGAGACTCCTCCTGCAGACGGGCCCGGCAACGAAGACATAAACGCCCTCCCCCCCGAACGGGAACAGCGGCGGTACGCGCGCATGATTCTCTCCGGAGACAGCGCGGTGCTGATGTCGCGCCCGGGACAGAGACGCCCCCTGAACGGCAAAATCCTGAACGCCAGCTTAAGCGGCGTTTCGTTTGATCCGGCCAGCCAGCACCGGCTCCAACTCGGCGACTCCGCGACGGTGGAGTGGGCGCCGACTCCGTATCTCCGGACACCCCGAATACTCAAGCGTTATAAATTTACAGGCCAGGTGGTGCGCGTCGACGAAGGCGGAAGCGTCGGGATCCGATTTCACCGGCTGATCCCGGAACAAATCCAGCGCGTGGATACGCGGCCCCAGCGTTTCTCCGCGGTGGGGGTCGCGGACTGCTGGCGGGCCTGA
- a CDS encoding glycosyltransferase yields MVLKVHNIIFYWWAPLINTYSLLVCTYIFWRVAMSMFYREPQDAGYMPSVSMIISAKNEEHHIRETLEHVFASRYPRELLEVLVVDDGSTDRTWEILEELSFLHPRRLRTFRHETNKGKRFAMALGAQKAQNEILVYIDSDSLIDPEALYRVVQPFHDRSIGAVGGEIGVVVEKDNFFSKMEVVRYQISQRVIKASESLFNSVTCCSGPLAAYRRVSVLRVLPAWLNQTFRGRRTTFGDDRSLTNFILRTHRVVFHHGAICRTYVPNRLKTYLRQQLRWKKSWSRETIIASGFMWRKHPMAAVPFYLGILVTLLSPLIALRALFYLPVFLSVSCLPYLTGLALINFLLASVFFYYTRSRYWPYLLAFVAFYIGILSWQTYYAITTIPRNHWGTR; encoded by the coding sequence GTGGTTCTGAAGGTTCACAACATTATCTTCTACTGGTGGGCTCCCCTCATCAACACGTACAGCCTTCTGGTCTGTACCTATATTTTCTGGCGGGTGGCGATGTCCATGTTCTACCGGGAACCCCAGGATGCCGGGTATATGCCCTCGGTCTCGATGATCATCTCCGCCAAAAATGAAGAACACCATATCCGGGAAACACTGGAACACGTTTTTGCTTCGCGTTATCCGAGAGAGCTACTGGAAGTCCTTGTGGTGGATGACGGCTCCACCGACCGGACGTGGGAGATCCTTGAGGAATTATCCTTTTTGCATCCGAGGAGATTGCGAACGTTCCGCCATGAAACCAACAAAGGCAAACGTTTCGCCATGGCCCTGGGCGCTCAGAAAGCACAGAATGAAATCCTGGTCTACATCGACTCGGACAGTTTGATCGACCCGGAAGCGCTTTACCGCGTCGTCCAGCCGTTTCACGACCGCTCGATCGGCGCGGTGGGAGGAGAAATCGGCGTGGTTGTTGAAAAGGACAACTTCTTTTCAAAGATGGAAGTGGTCCGTTACCAGATCTCCCAACGGGTGATTAAAGCCTCCGAGAGTCTCTTTAACTCGGTGACGTGTTGCTCAGGCCCTCTGGCGGCGTATCGCCGCGTCTCCGTCCTGCGCGTGCTGCCGGCCTGGCTCAATCAAACCTTTCGCGGCCGGCGCACCACCTTCGGAGACGACCGTAGCTTAACCAACTTCATCCTGCGAACGCACCGGGTGGTCTTTCATCACGGCGCCATCTGCCGGACCTATGTTCCAAACCGTTTGAAAACATATCTTCGCCAGCAGCTACGGTGGAAAAAGTCCTGGTCCAGGGAAACGATCATCGCCAGCGGCTTCATGTGGCGCAAACACCCGATGGCGGCGGTTCCTTTTTATCTCGGGATCCTGGTGACGTTGTTGTCGCCGCTGATTGCCCTGCGGGCGCTTTTTTACCTGCCGGTTTTCCTGTCGGTCAGCTGTCTCCCGTATCTGACGGGACTGGCCCTGATTAACTTTCTGCTGGCCAGCGTGTTCTTCTACTACACCCGCTCGCGGTACTGGCCCTATCTTCTGGCTTTCGTCGCCTTCTATATCGGTATTTTGTCCTGGCAGACCTATTACGCGATCACAACTATTCCACGCAACCACTGGGGGACCCGCTGA